A DNA window from Zerene cesonia ecotype Mississippi chromosome 28, Zerene_cesonia_1.1, whole genome shotgun sequence contains the following coding sequences:
- the LOC119837635 gene encoding vinculin — MPVFHTKIIESILEPVAQQVSRLVILHEEAEDGNAMPDLARPVQAVSLAVNNLVKVGHETIESSDDTILRADMPGALRRVEGAATLLQQASDMLRTDPYSGPARKKLIEGSRGILQGTSALLLCFDESEVRKIVRECKKVLDYLGVAEVIDTMEDLVQFLRDISPALSKAAREVAARAAELTHPPHAETLARCLESVKKLAPVLICAMKIYIHILSEGGKGIEDAAENRNYLAQRMADEIHEIIRVLQLTSYIEDGGEKDNIAVLKALQTQIHSKAGAAHEFLNDPGALRNSGGERALRCVLTAGQRAAEHLAPARADALRATVRSGGINADVLCDERQYGRGREPKAQKLCSELGSQLDEVEGIVNEGVRAAEKQGGKTMQARLEAAHKWLLHPAAEPATRLEGQKAISSIVAQGHTIADNLQGREKAEIMQLCSEVQRLSDKLADLCLSGRGDSEEARAVTRELTDKLHELQRGLERAVVNRVVEDFIDVAAPLRHFTDAVNAPVGSAGREARFEERARALQAFSARAAAAAGMVAAGVRHNKRLADLLHHNAKEVEKLSPQLICAGKIRLHYPDSKVAEEHFTNLKNQYADAVLRCRDLCDQAVDPLDFVRTAGELMQKHTYLCEDAIRTNDSQKMVDNTSAIARLANRVLLVGGAERENTEDGEWAGALGAAQRRLQDAIAPAVRQAKRLALGDAAAAPAWRHANGEILKASSGVEEVLSRQYAPPPPPLLPALAAMSLAPPRPPPPAPPAPGAAPPRPPPPDTDDEGEDIFDRQPHPSQPILVAAHNLHRAVREWSSKDNEIIAAAKRMAILMARLSDLVRSDSKGSKRELIATAKAIAEASEEVTRLAKKLALECTDKRIRTNLLQVCERIPTIGTQLKILSTVKATMLGAQGSEEDQEATEMLVGNAQNLMQSVKETVKAAEGASIKIRTEQGAYRLRWVRRSPWYQI; from the exons GTATCTCGACTGGTGATCCTTCACGAAGAAGCCGAAGATGGCAACGCTATGCCAGACCTGGCGCGGCCAGTCCAGGCCGTGTCGCTTGCCGTCAATAATTTGGTTAAG GTGGGGCACGAGACAATCGAGTCGTCAGATGACACGATCCTGCGAGCGGACATGCCGGGCGCGCTGCGGCGGGTGGAGGGCGCGGCCACGCTGCTGCAGCAGGCTTCGGACATGCTGAGAACTGATCCATACTCGGGGCCGGCTAG GAAAAAGCTGATAGAAGGCTCTCGTGGTATATTGCAGGGGACATCAGCGTTGCTGCTATGCTTTGATGAATCCGAAGTGAGGAAGATAGTCAGAGAGTgtaaaaag GTACTGGATTACCTCGGCGTGGCTGAAGTCATCGACACAATGGAGGACCTGGTGCAGTTCCTTAGGGACATATCTCCGGCCCTGTCTAAAGCTGCGAGAGAG GTTGCGGCCCGCGCTGCTGAGCTGACCCACCCGCCGCACGCGGAGACGCTCGCGCGTTGCCTCGAAAGCGTGAAAAAGCTGGCGCCCGTGCTCATATGCGCTATGaagatatacatacatatattgtcTGAAG GCGGTAAGGGGATAGAAGATGCTGCAGAAAATAGGAATTATTTGGCGCAGCGTATGGCGGATGAAATACATGAAATCATCAG GGTGCTACAATTGACGTCATACATAGAGGACGGCGGGGAAAAGGACAACATCGCAGTACTGAAAGCGCTGCAGACACAGATACATAGCAAGGCGGGAGCTGCACATGAATTCCTGAAT GATCCGGGCGCGCTGCGCAACTCGGGCGGCGAGCGCGCGCTGCGCTGCGTGCTGACGGCCGGCCAGCGCGCCGCCGAGCACCTCGCGCCCGCGCGCGCCGACGCGCTGCGCGCCACCGTGCG atCCGGTGGCATTAACGCTGACGTGCTCTGTGACGAGCGCCAGTATGGACGCGGGAGAGAGCCTAAG GCGCAGAAACTGTGCTCCGAGTTGGGGAGTCAGCTGGACGAAGTGGAGGGGATCGTGAACGAGGGGGTGAGGGCCGCGGAGAAGCAGGGCGGCAAGACTATGCAAGCTAG ATTGGAAGCGGCTCACAAGTGGTTGCTCCACCCGGCAGCCGAACCGGCCACCCGGCTCGAAGGACAGAAGGCCATCAGTAGCATAGTAGCACAAGGGCACACA ATCGCTGACAACCTGCAAGGCCGCGAGAAAGCGGAGATAATGCAGCTGTGCTCGGAGGTGCAACGCCTGTCCGACAAGTTGGCCGACCTGTGCCTCAGCGGCCGCGGCGACTCGGAGGAGGCTAGGGCTGTCACTAG GGAGTTAACGGACAAGCTGCACGAGCTGCAGCGCGGGCTGGAGCGCGCGGTCGTGAACCGCGTGGTCGAGGACTTCATCGACGTGGCCGCGCCGCTGCGACACTTCACCGACGCGGTCAACGCGCCCGTCG GCTCGGCGGGGCGCGAGGCTCGCTTCGAGGAGCGGGCGCGCGCGCTGCAGGCGTtcagcgcgcgcgccgccgccgccgccggcATGGTGGCGGCCGGCGTGCGCCACAACAAGCGCCTCGCCGACCTGCTGCACCACAACGCTAAGGAG GTGGAAAAGCTATCTCCTCAACTGATCTGTGCTGGAAAAATTCGATTACACTACCCTGATAGTAAG GTGGCTGAGGAGCATTTCACGAACCTGAAGAACCAGTACGCGGACGCCGTGCTGCGCTGCCGGGACCTGTGCGACCAGGCCGTGGACCCGCTGGACTTCGTCAGGACCGCTG GTGAATTAATGCAGAAACACACGTACCTATGCGAAGATGCGATCCGCACGAATGACTCCCAGAAAATGGTGGACAACACTTCTGCTATTGCCag GCTCGCCAACCGCGTGCTGCTGGTGGGCGGGGCGGAGCGCGAGAACACGGAGGACGGCGAGTGGGCGGGCGCGCTGGGCGCGGCGCAGCGCCGCCTGCAGGACGCCATCGCGCCCGCCGTGCGCCAGGCCAAGCGCCTCGCGCTGGGCgacgccgccgccgcgcccgcctgGCGACACGCCAACGGCGAG ATCCTCAAAGCGTCGTCCGGCGTGGAGGAGGTGCTGTCCCGGCAGtacgcgccgccgccgccgccgctgcTGCCGGCGCTGGCGGCGATGTCGCTGGCGCCCCCGCGGCCGccgccccccgcgcccccgGCGCCGGGCGCCGCGCCCCCGCGCCCTCCGCCCCCCGACACGGACGACGAGGGCGAGGACATATTCGACCGCCAGCCGCACCCTAGCCAACCGATCTTG gtgGCCGCCCACAACCTGCATCGCGCAGTTCGCGAGTGGTCTTCGAAGGACAATGAGATCATCGCAGCCGCCAAGAGGATGGCCATCCTCATGGCGAGGCTTTCTGACCTCGTGCGATCTGACTCTAAAG GTAGCAAACGTGAGTTGATAGCCACGGCCAAGGCGATCGCGGAAGCCTCGGAGGAGGTGACGCGCCTCGCCAAGAAGCTGGCCCTGGAGTGCACCGACAAGAGGATCCGAACT AACTTGCTGCAAGTGTGCGAGAGGATCCCGACGATTGGCACGCAGCTGAAGATCCTGTCCACGGTTAAAGCAACCATGTTGGGAGCGCAAG gaaGCGAAGAGGACCAGGAGGCGACTGAAATGTTGGTGGGCAACGCGCAAAACCTGATGCAGAGC GTGAAAGAAACTGTGAAAGCCGCCGAAGGAGCGTCGATCAAAATAAGGACGGAGCAAGGCGCCTACCGGCTGCGGTGGGTGAGGCGCTCGCCTTGGTATCAGATTTAA